GGCGGCGCTCTCCCAGCTCGCCGGGCTCGGCGTCGTCGCCTCGTTCTGGCTCGCCCACATGCTGCCCGAGGGTTGCGGCGCGATCGTCGAGTCGCCCCGGTTTTTCGCCATCCTGTTCGCGATCGCCGGCGCCGTCGCACTTGGCCTCTTCCGCGAGTCGCGCGGCGCGACGCGGGAGTGGTGGCTGGGCGCAGTGTACGTCGCCTCCTCGGCGCTCGTCCTGCTCGTCGGCGGCTACATCCCGCAGGAGCTCCACGACGTGAACGACATCCTGTTCGGGAACGCCATCGCCATCGAGCGCGCGCAGATGTTCGAGACCGCCGCGATCTCGTTCGCGGTGATCGCCGTCCACGGCGCGATGGCGCGGCCGTTTTGGGCCGTCGCGTTCGATGCGGGCACCGCGGAGGCGCACGGCGTCCCGGTGCGGGGGCTCGAGGCGCTCCTCTTCCTCACCATGGGGCTCGCCGCCGCGACCACGACCCGGGTCGTCGGCGCGCTCCCGGCGTTCGCCTTCGCCGTGTTCCCGTCGGCCGCGGCGCTCGCGCTCGTGCGGGACGCCAGGGCGGTGGTCGCCGTCGCCGCGCTGCTCGGCGCGCTTTGCGCGTTCCTCGGCTACTGGGCCTCGTTCGAGCTCTCGATCCCCACGGGCGCGAGCATGGCCGTGGTGGCGGGCGCGGTTTTCTTGGTGGCGCGCGGCGCGGCCACACGCTTGAAGCGCCGCCGCTCGTAGCCCAGCGCGTGACGATCGACCATAGCCAGGTCGTTTCTACCCCGAGGTCCCTCCCAACCTACAACCACGCGGCTTTCCCGTA
This Pseudomonadota bacterium DNA region includes the following protein-coding sequences:
- a CDS encoding metal ABC transporter permease, translated to MEFFESHFLWLDAVIAASFCAAAAAVVGVHAILRRVVFLPAALSQLAGLGVVASFWLAHMLPEGCGAIVESPRFFAILFAIAGAVALGLFRESRGATREWWLGAVYVASSALVLLVGGYIPQELHDVNDILFGNAIAIERAQMFETAAISFAVIAVHGAMARPFWAVAFDAGTAEAHGVPVRGLEALLFLTMGLAAATTTRVVGALPAFAFAVFPSAAALALVRDARAVVAVAALLGALCAFLGYWASFELSIPTGASMAVVAGAVFLVARGAATRLKRRRS